The stretch of DNA ACTAGACAGGCTAGAATTTAGAGATATATCTGTCTACAAGAACTAAAGAGGCAAAAACCAATGACAAGACAAGCAACGACAAACACCAGTGAAAGCCGTCCCATAAGTGAGATAGTTGCTGAAATTGCCAAAAGAGAGCTAGCTCAACTTAATCCAGATTACCGAGTAGCTTTCCATGAGGTCGGTGCAGCCGCAGAAACAGAGAAATCTCTTAGATTCGAGGAGCTTTCTGCGGAAGAGCAAGATGCTATTCGCAATGCTCTAGTTAGGGCGGGTGGTGTCAGTGCATAATGTATGAATAATTATCTCAACCAACTAAGATAGAACAATCTCTTCCTTGCTCCAACATCAGACTAACTAGAAGTAATATAAAGGATGCCCTATAGAATTGAAGCTTTCCCCGTATCAGAAAAACTGGAATACCTAGAACAAAATGATAACGAGATTTATCAACTGATCTGGGCTGAACTGAACAGAATATCACTATACGTAGAAAATTTTAGAACTGGCAGCCCAGAAATACTTAGAGTTTTCGCTGTAGGAAAGTATAGAGTTATTTATGCTGTAGATCATAAATACACGCTGCTTATAGTTTTGGAACTTTTAGAGATGCCACCTCCATCACCTCTGGGCTAATATTGTTTGAGTTGTGCTACAGCAGTTTCTAATTCTTCTGATTCATAACGCCCTGACTCTACCTCTAATGCAGCCCCATCGATTGCATCTGGATAAGCTTCTTCTAAGGCAAGGCGTAACTCTTGAGGTATCAAGTAATAACCACCTGCTTTACGTCGCTTATTCTTGCTCTGAATTTGGCGTGATGAATTGCGAATTGAAATATCTCAAGAGCGAGTTGTACGATTTTCTACCTGCTGTATTATTAGCAGTATATCACAATTGGTATTAATTCAAAAGCAGAAAGCGAAAGAGAATAATTTATCTTTCCCTTCCGCTTTTTGATTAAATTAAATAACCATTACAGACTGTCTGTTTTATTGAGGCTGACCTGGCTTATTCCCCTGACGAGAAGAGCGCATTTCCTGAAGTTTTTGCTTTTGCTCAGCAGTCAGAATCGCATCCATCTGACTCTTTGTATTTTCCCGAATCGCTTTGAGTTGCGCTTTTTGAGCTTCACTCAAATTCAGGTTAGGCTTTTGTCGTTGTTGCCGAGCTGTACGCAGTTGTTCTTTTTGCTCTGGAGTGAAAATAGCATCCATTTGTTGGCGGCTAGATTCTCGAATTTGCTTCATTTGTGCCTTTTGAGCATCAGTCAAATTCAGTTGATTAGATTTCGCTCTCGCTCCACCTGCTCTACCTGGTTGAGCATCAGTAGCAACGGCATTATTGGTAAATGCAGGAATTACAGGAGCAGCAGCAATAATTAAGGCAATTACTCCGGGCAGAAATAACAAATGTTTCTTCATTTTGATCGCTGTGATAAAATTTAAGTGGTTGGTGTAAACCAGCCTGTTTGCTTGTTGTATTCTTTTAGACAGGGTGAGGTTGGGGAAAGGTTCACTGTTCGGAAAAATTTGTTTTTTCTGTGACTTGAAAGATAGATCACCATTGACCTTGAGTGCGAAACCCGATTAATAATGGCAGGCTTTATTAAGTAGGACTTAAGCTTGGCTTCAGAAACCGGGTTTTTGAGATCGTATGTGGGTAAGGGCGAAGTATTTTCGTAAAAAAACCCGGTTTATGAGGTTGGGTGCGTAAGCCCTGTTAAGCCTACTGAGTGTATGCTGGCTTTTCAGGAAGATTCCCAGGAATGCACGCAATTAAATTAATGCAATCAATCTAAAGGCAGATATTTATAGTATTTTATAAATCTAATTAGAGTACCCTAAACTACAACCAACGATAGTTTATTCCTCATTTTGTTTAAGCTAGTCTTGAAATATAAAGCAAAGATTTTTTTTGAATAAATACTCAGGAGTAACCTCATGTCTATTAGCAAACAAACACCTACAGACGAACGCATTGAAGAAAATATGGAAGCTCCTCACTACGATCGGGGAATTACTCCGGCGGAGACAGCAGCGCGTCAAGAGCGTGAGGGAGAGGGTTTTATGCACATTCGCACAGAAACAGATTTACAAGATTCCAATATTGACGAGCCAGCCGATCCTGATGCTATTCGGACTACGGATGGTTACACCGTAGATAAAGAGGGTTTAGTCAACAATTATGCGATCGAACCCGAAATGTACATTAATGAACCCGGCGACTTGCGGGCAAAAGAGGAAGCAGAAGCTCGCGAGCGTGCCGAAGCAATCAAAGCACTCAAAAAAGACAACGACGAAACTGGAAAGCTGACAATGGAAGAGGACGCGCGCGGTAAAGGGCCGGGAGTTATCTAGGGTGAATAGTTAACAGTTAACAGTTAACTGTTAACTGTTAACTGTGGCGAATTTTACATCAAACCTGCGATTTCGTAGAGCCTTTTAACGAGAGTCAAAATTTTAGAGCCGTACTGCACATCAGCCGCCCAGCGTCCGCTAAGCTGATCTACTAAAGGAGCAATTCCCCGTGTGACAAAGCGAAATCGGGGATCGACAAGCTCCTGCACTAATGGCTCTGTGCTGGCGTAAGCTTTTAAATGTTGAATGTGAGCTCTTACGCCAATTCTGGCACTAGGAAAAGATGCAGTTTCCGTAGAACCTCCTACAGAGCCCAAAGCGGCAAAATTATTTTGAGTCGGGCGGATTTCTCCGCCAAATCGCAGGAAATTAGTTTCTAGGCACATTTGAGAAAAGGCAAGATCGTAGTTAACGCCCTCAATAGTCCCTTCCTCTCGATAAAGCTTAGCTATATCGGGAAAATTATTTAAAACATTCTCGTTATTCGTCTTTAAAAACATCATTAACTGCACTTCAGTTGCACTTCCTGGTGTCATAATTTTGTCGATGTTACCCGGATCGATCTTAAAGTTAGACCGCAAAACTACAGCGCGGTTGGGATTGTCCCAAGTCACGGAAATATTAAAGTCTCGCAGTTCAATTGCTTTGACATAAACGATGTTTTTGTAGTTGACGCGGTTAACTCTGGAAAGCTTAGATAAGTCAATTTTCAATCTATCTACTAAATCAATGGGGATGTAGGAATTGCCATTAATTAAAACTCCCTGCTCTCCATAAATTTGACCGTTGATGTTGATTTTGATCGGAAAATATGTATTGGGGGGGGGAGTGGGGATGGAACCGCCTGTAATCCACATTGACAAACCATCAGCGATTCCCAAGGCGATGTCGCGGCGGCGAGTTTGAATTAAGGCGCGATCGTCGGGGTTAGTGAGATAGCCAATTTCAAGTAGTACCGAAGGAATGAGAATCCATCGGCAAAATATCAATCGCCCCAAACCAGTAGCGCTGTCTGGTTTCGCTCCACGATTGGGCAATTGGGGAACCCGCCGCAGCAAGGCCATGATTAGCATTTCAGCATCAGCTTTGCGTTCGTTATTGGCTGCAATGTAAAAAATTGTTGCGCCGCGAACAGAAGGGTTAGAAGCCCCGCTAGCTTGGATTTCTAAGGCTAAATCGCCTTTGCGAGAGCGGGCGTTAATCCAGTCAATAGTTTGTTCTTGAGAGAGTTCGTCGGGTGCTGCTATAATTTCGACAGCTCGCGATCGCAATTCAGCTACCACCAAGTCGCGAATCAGGATCATTTCCTTGGCTTCTGTTGTACCACCTGCGATCGTTCCGGGATCTCTTGCTCCATTTTCAAAGCCACCGTGAGCTGCTGATAAAAAAATTCTAGCCATATCTTTTGGATTTTAGATTTTAGATTCAACTAAGTCAATTTAAAATGTTATAGGAATATTTGATAATTTGTGAACTATATTTTTTTGAGCGAACCGCAGAGGCGGCACAGGGGAAGAGTCACAGCAGAGATGATGTTTTTTATAACTGATTTGGGGTAGCTCCCAGTATTTTATTGACCATTCGTTCATTGAATCTCTTGATTAAGTTTCCTCTGATACGCCCGTCGAAAGTGGACTAATTAGTGATGGGTCAAATGGTAGGTAATTACTGTAGGTTGATTGACCTATAAAGTATTGCCAATATTGGTTTTCGCGAAGTTGTTTTACTGTTTCAAGCGTTCCGATGCTCAGGAAGAAGGGAATAGGTAAGTCTTAACCGCCAAGGCGACATCAGACGCGATGCCTCCGACTGGCTACGCCTACGATTGCTTCCACCCTCTTTGATTGCCTCCTGCCTTCTGCCATATTGTAAAGTTTTGAGACAAGCACTCACGTTATCTCTAAAAAATCTGTATCATAAATTACAGAATTAATTTTTCTGCGCCTTCGCTTTGTGTTGAAGCCTACAACCTCACCTTGGCGCAGCCCGTTCGCCCCATAAGGATTAATTATGAAACTTCAATCAGATATTCGCGCTTGGCAACCGCCAGCAAGTATTGTAAACGCAGGCGTGTGGGATAAATTTCGCGATCGCTCTACCTCAGCTTCACCCAAGTTTGCTCCCTCCACCTGGGTCAAATTATTTAACCCTCCGACAGCCTTCAGCTTTGATGAAGCTTGGCTTTTGTGCCAATATTCTGAAGATAAATGGCTAGCTTGGATTCCTGACTATGGCGAAATTTTGCTCGGCATTGATGAATTTTGTAGCCAGATTTAGATTCAGTCTCAAAGTAAAAAACGAAATTATTTGGAGGATGGGTTGAGCGCTTTGGGAAACCCATCCTACTCTTGCGATTTGTTAACAGTTAACAGTTAACAGTTAACCGTTAACAATTAACAATTAAAATAAAAGAGGCATGAATAAATCCCTCAGCCAATGCCTCGGACTCCTACCTTAACATTCGATCGCGGTACTCTACTCCTGCATCCACCACCCAGAGGCAAAGCCTGGGTGGACTTTGCGACGTGGGACGATCGCGTGGAAAAATTTCGGATTCCGGCTATTCACTATCGGCCTCTGCTAGAAGCGTTGCAAGCGGAACGCCTTAACTACACTGACGACGCAAAGGGATATCAACAACTCGAACTCGTCCCCAGCGTTGAAATGCCGCCCTATCAGCATCAAGAAGAAGCCTTAGCAGCTTGGCAACAAGCGGGTAGTAAAGGCGTTGTGGTACTTCCTACGGCATCGGGCAAAACTTACCTCGCACAATTAGCGATGCAAGCAACTGGTCGCAGTAGCCTAATTGTAGTGCCAACTCTGGATTTAATGCACCAGTGGTATGCGAATTTAAAGGCAGCTTTTCCCGATATTGAAATCGGATTGCTAGGTGGTGGTTCGCGGGATAAAACGCCAATTCTAGTGGCTACTTACGACAGTGCAACCATTCACGCTGAAACTTTGGGTAATAAATATGGTTTGCTAGTTTTTGACGAGTGCCATCACTTACCGACTGATTTTTATCGAGTGATCGCTGAGTATGCGATCGCACCCTTCCGCCTTGGGTTAACAGCAACACCCGATCGTTCCGATGGCCGTCACAGCGACCTCAACGCCCTGATCGGCCCTACAGTTTTCAGTCGCACGCCCGAACAACTGGCAGGGGGCGCTTTAGCTGAACATAAGATAGTTCAGATCATGGTCAAATTGTCAAAGGAAGAGGGCGATCGCTACCAAGAACTGATTAAAATTCGTAACGAATTCTTAAAACAATCCAATATTAAGCTATCCAGCCTTGAAGGTTGGAAAAACTTTGTGATGATGAGTGCGCGATCGCCTCTCGGTCGTCGTGCCATGTTAGCACACCGCGAAGCCAAAGAAATCTCGCTTTGTACAGATGGAAAAATCAGAGTTTTGGCAGGCTTACTTGCCCAACATTACCCCCATCGCACTCTAATTTTTACCGCAGATAACGCCACTGTTTACCGCGTTTCCCAAGAATTTTTAATCCCAAGTATTACCCATCAAACGCCAGTTAAAGAGCGCCATCAAATCCTTACCCAATTTCGCAGCGGCGAATATAACACTTTAATTGCTTCCCACGTTCTAAATGAAGGTGTTGACGTTCCCGATGCCAGAATAGCTATTATTTTATCCGGGACGGGAAGCGAACGGGAATACATACAACGTTTAGGACGAGTGCTTCGTAAAGGCAATGATGAAAACAAGTTAGCAATTCTCTATGAAGTAGTTACAGAAAACACCAGTGAAGAACGCACTTCTCAGCGGCGGCGGGGGGAAAGCAAACCGGAAAAACCTAAAAAATCTAAAGAGAAAGAACAAGAACAACCAGAATATGAGCAATTGGAATTTATTAAGCCAACACTAATCTATGGTGTAAATCAGCCCACTACTAGGCTAGCTGCTGAAACTCCGGCGAAATGGGGAGAAAATCATGATGAAAGTCAAGATTGAGTATTACTAATTAGTGTAATCTCATGTTATAATCTTATAATTATAATACTTACTCAGAGAACCACAGAAACCGGGTTTCTTCGCTTATTGATCGCCAGAAATCGGTTTTATTCAAGAAACCCGATTTCTCTGTACCTCACTTACCTGGAAAGTGCTGTAACATGGAGAGTGCGTAAGTCCTAAATCGTTCGACTTAGATAGCAAAAAAAATGAGCAATATCTTACAACTAAGTAACTTTAAAATTTTCCAGAAAAATACTGGAGTCTGGGAAGGAAACTGGACAATTCTCGATGGAGACTGCAAGGAAATCCAGAGATTTATAGCGGTTGTTACCCAGAGAATAATTGACAATCAGTGGAGACAAACCAATGTTCAGACATATAGCAATGGCAAAATTGAAACTCAAAACTTTATAGGTTATGTTGTTGGTGAAGGAAAAGTGAAAATTGAAAGTCCCAACCCGCCTTTTTCCAACTATAATACATTAGCCACAGAATTTGGAGACGATCTGATAATTTTTCAAGTGTGGGACAACGCCAATGGTAGTTTGAGGGCTATTGAAACTATTAATCTGGTCAGTGCTTATGAACGAATCCGCACTACTCAAAGCTTGACACCAGAAGGAAAACTCAGAGGAGTGATGGTAATTACTGAACGGAAAATTGAGTAAAAAATTTCCCTGCTTATGTTACCGAGTGATTTATTAAGTCATCGCCAAAATGGTGAGTCAATCATCCCGCTACGCCTCAATATCGATTCCAGAAACCTAGATACAGCTAGCGAAATGATTGCCTGTTTTCAAGCAGCAATTGGCACAACTCAAGGCGAACTAGATCGAGGTTTACAAGAATTAGAAGGCGATAGTCCAGACTATCGCCTTAAGCGAGGATTTGCTCATCTTCTCAGAAGTGGTTTTTGTACATTTGAGGTAGTTAGTCCCCTAGAACCATCTGAGTTAAGGCAGCGAATTTTTGCCTTAGCTTCTCAGTCAATACCTAGCAGTAATTCTACGCTGTTAACTCTTGAAAAAGTAGCAATTGAACTGAGTCAAGAGTTAAATAGAGAGGTTTTGCCTACAGAATTGAGTTTTGGTTTATACGCAGATTTAGCCGAGAATAAAATCCTTACTCAATTTGATGCACCAACGCCAGAAGATTTATTACATAGATATAATGTTTCTCAAGTCCAAGGTATATTTTATCGTGCCAGTCACGTTCAATTAAACGCCCATCGCAACGATCCAGGGGAGTATAAACTATTATTTCGCTATCTTAAACTCTTTCAATTAATGACTTATATTGAAGGTGATGCCGATCGAGGTTTTACTCTGACAATTGATGGGCCTGTAAGCTTATTTAAGCCAAGCACTCGTTACGGTCTTGCTTTAGCTAAAATGATACCAGCGTTGCTGCACGTTACCAAATGGAGTTTGCACGCGACTTTACAAAATCGTGACCCTTATAGTGGTGTTTGGAAAACAGGTAAATTTACTTTTAACTCGGATTGCGGCTTGGTTAGTCACTATCCCCCCGGTAAACCTTATGATAGTATGTTAGAAGCGTCATTTGCTGGTAAGTGGGATGCGCTAAAAACAGAATGGCGACTGGAGAGAGAAGTTGATTTAATCCCAATTCCTGGTAGCGTGATGATTCCAGATTTTCGGTTAGTTCATCCCGATGGCAGGTCATTTTTATTGGAAATTGTCGGTTATTGGCGACCAGAATATTTGCAAAAGAAATTTTCTCAAGTTCGACGTTCTGAATGCGATAATTTGATTTTGGCGATTTCAGAAAGATTGAATTTAGAAAAAGCGGGGGTGCAGGTGAAAGATGTGCCGGCTAAGATTATCTGGTTTAAAGATAAATTATTGCCCAAGGCAGTGCTGGAAGTGCTAGATTAAGTAGTCGGATATAAATATAATTTACCATGTCATTGCGAGCGAGTAGTCGGATATAAATAAATTTACTCATGTCATTGCGAGCGAAGCGGAGCTTTTCTCTTGGCCTTGCGATTGCTTCGCTTCGCTCGCAATGATAGATCAAAGAAACCGGGTTTTTTACGAAAATACTTCGTTTTTACCCACAGATTCTCTCAAAAACCCGGTTTCTGGGGCCATAAACGAGCAATAGAGTGCTTAATAACACTCAATTATAAGAGGGTTGAATAATTATTTGGTGAGTACATTTCAATATTATTAGATGAGTGACTGGGTGGCATTGACGATCGCTTGCAGTTGGCGATCGCTACTCTTGAAATCACAACGATGGACTTCCTTAAAGAATCTTAGGTTGAACGATCGCTAAAGCCGATCGCAACGCCTCAAAGCGGTTCTCCATCAGGTGAATTTGTGGCGACACACCCCCATCTTCCACCTGAGACAATTTGTTGCTTGTAGAAAAACGTTGCAACTGAAGTTTTTCAATGCGGCGCTGAACCTGTCCGGGTGTCACCACAATCCACACATGACGTTGACGCTTCACTGCATTTTCCACCATCGTTTCCACCGCCAAGGCCGCTGTCACCCCAATTGACGGCACTTCGCTCAAATCTAACACCAGAGCCTGATAGTCTTTAACCATTGACATCCGCTCAGAGATGATCTTCGCAGCTCCAAAACTCAAAGGCCCCCCCAATTGAAATAGCAAAATATCTTCCCCGGACTGGATTAATATCTCTTGTTCCCCCAGACTCAAATTATGATTAGACTGAGCCGGATTAGTAATAGCTTGAACGCGATCGCTCTGCAAATCCGTCAAGCGTTTAATCGTTAGTAGGTTAGCAATAAACGCCCCTACCACCACAGCCGTAATCAAATCCACAAAAACCGTCAGCAACAGCACCAAATACATCAATCCTGTGCCTTTGAAGGATAGATGATGGGCGCGTTTAATAAATCCCCAGTCAATAATATCAATCCCAACTTTCAGCAAAAGACCCGCCAGCACAGCGTGAGGAATTACCGTCGTTAAAGGCCCCGCCCAGAGCACGATCAGCAACAGCACCACCGCATGAATCATCCCCGATAAAGGAGTTTTGCCCCCAGCCTGCACATTTACCACCGTTCGCATAGTGGCTCCCGCCCCTGGTAAGCCCCCAAATAAGCCAGAAATACAATTGCCAATCCCCTGACCGATTAACTCCTTATCAGAATCATGCTGCGTATGTGAAATACTATCTGCCACTAAAGAGGTTAACAAAGAGTCGATCGCACCTAAAATTCCCAACATCAGCCCATAGCGAAAAATCTCCTTCATCTCGCTAAGGTTAAATGCAGGGATTCGCAACGTCGGTAATCCCGTAGGAATTGCCCCAATGCGCGGGATATCTGCATCGCGAAATAACACCACTGAGATGATAGTAACGACCACCAACGCCAACAGAGGCGAGGGTACGATGCGATTAATCTTGGGCGGTACTGCAAACACTAATACCAGCGTCAGCAGCCCCAGCCCCGTTGCCACAGGGTTTGGCTGACTGAGATAGGTCGGTAACTGTTGTATTGTTCCCCAGACTCCGCCTGTTCCTTGATAGCCCAGTAGCGGCGGAATTTCGATCGAGATAATGATGACCCCAATCCCCGACATGAAGCCAGAAATCACGGTATAGGGCATCAGGGTAATGTACTGTCCCAGACGCAACACTCCGAACAGAATTTGGAAGAGTCCCCCCAAGATGACGACAGTAAACGCCAGCGCCAACCCCGTATCCGGGTGACGTGCGACCAAAGCAGCGATGACAGTAGTGATCACCACCGTCATCGGGCCAGTGGGCCCCGAAACTTGAGCGGGAGTGCCACCAAATAAAGCAGCGAAAAAGCCGACAAAAATTGCGCCATAGAGACCTGCGATCGCTCCCGCCCCAGAGGAAACTCCAAAGGCTAACGCCAAGGGTAACGCCACAATTGCCGCAGTCAAGCCACCAAATACATCGCCCCGCAGGTTCCGCAAATGAATGCTGTTTACAAGTTTGATCGACACGGTGTTATTTAATATCCAGGGTTTGAGCAGATGATACTGCTGTTGTTACTGGAATAGCAATACAGGAATATTAATGGTGCGAAGCATTGGCACGGTTGTGCTGCCAATAACTAGATGCCGAGCGGCTATGCTCATAACCACTTATATAGCTAGGGACTACGATGCTCAGGGCTAGGGACTAGGGACTACGATGCTTCGATGCTCAGGAAGAAGGGAATAGAATCAGCGCGTTCCAGCAATCGATCGCCTCTGGAATTAAGACCAGCGCCACAACTGCAATCGCTACAAGATATTTTTGAGTGTATAAAACCGCTCTTTCTGGCACGATTGAGCGACGATTCTCGGACAAACCTAGTTTTTTGCTTAATCCTATCCCAGTCACAACTTACACATTCCGACCCAAAAAAGAGGGTCAATTGTTGCAGATTTTACCGTAATGTAATTCCCCCAAAAGTAAGGAAAAAAATAAAAAAATTTCTTACTTTTTCCGCGTTTTTTTATACCTAAAGATATATAACCAAAGATTTAACTTACCGTTAAGCTAAAGTTAACCAAGTTCACTCACCATCGTTATAGCTGAGGGCAAAAAATCTGCTTGCACGTTGAGTTAGCTTAGATTTAGCTCAAAGCAAGCTCAGTCAAACATTCAATTACTCTGCCCTGGGTGTGAACCAAAGTTTAAGTAAAAGTTAAAAATTAGGTTCATGAAATTTACCCTTTCTCTCTCTCCCTGGACAGTTAGCCGCTTCCTGATCCAGGTAATCTTAGGTCTTGCCTTACTCTCCATTGCTGGGCAGTTGATGCTTTATTTCCTACCCGAACACCCGTTTATAACTTACTTCGCAAACGCCTTCAATTTAGATAGCGAACGTAACATTCCTACGCTTTACTCGGCTACAACATTGCTGTTTTGTGCAATCTTACTAGGCGCGATCGCCTATGCTAAAAATTTAGAAAAAGCTCGGTATACGCGCCACTGGATGATTTTATCGGCTATATTTTTTTATCTCTCTGTGGACGAGGCAAAACAATTACACGAGAAATTAATTGACCCGATGCAATCTTTACTTAACGCCAGCGGCTTTCTTTTATTTACATGGGTTGTTCCCGCCGCCATTTTTTTAGCGATATTCGGGCTATATTATCTGAAATTTGTCGCTCACCTTCCTATCAAGTTCAAAAAGTTATTTTTGATGGCAGGATTTGTATACGTTGGAGGAGCCTTGGGTATGGAATTACTTGGGGGATACGAGGCTTCTGTGAATGGGATAGAGAGCGTAATCTACAAAATCTTAGCGACTATTGAGGAGGTTTTAGAGATGCTAGGCATCGTTATCTTTATCCACGCTTTGCACTCTTACATTATCGTATTATTAAATGAGTTGATTCTCGAAGTTACCCTAGAGGATGCTACTCAGATTTTCGCCAGAAAAATGAGAACTGCAACACTTACTCCTGAGAGTTACTCACAAGATGTAACTTAGTCGCAGTATACTCAAAACCGTTATTTCCACCCTCAAAAAATAAAGACAATTTGAATCTCCCAGCTTGTATCCTGACGAATAATTTCAATTTGACTAATAAATTCTCGAAAGTAGAATCGGCGCTCTGATTCTGACAAATCTAGCCAGAATTGCGGTAGAGAAACAGCTTGAGCAATTGAGCGCAAATTCACAGGCGGAAGCTGTGCGAGTTTGCTTTGCAGTTCGGAAATTTCTGTACGCAGTTTATAACTTCGCAATTCTGCGGTTTCTACATCTAAAATCCCCTCTTCAGTCAAAATAGGTAATCGATCGATAATTTCTTGCTTAGCTGCGATCTCGCTCACAATTCCTCCTTTAATTCCCTCCATATCTGGCATTGTTAATTCTGCCACAGCCAGGGGCAGATCTCGACAAATTACCTCAATAGTTTGTGATAATATCTTCTCATAAGATAAGGCTTTGCACTTAGGTTTTTGGGGACAGCTAATCGGCCGCAAATAAAGATATTCTTGGTCTTTGCGATGGGATGTAACTTTAGCAACTGTCATGGCTGAATCGCACTCTTTACAAACTACTAAACCCGCCAAAGAACGGGGGGCGCTAGCAGTGCGGGGAGGGAGCCTCTGATTGCGGCGCAGAAGGCGGTCTATTTGGGCCGCTTCTTCTCTGGAAATAATCGGAATATGAGTATTAGAAATTACCTGGTCGTTTTGATATTCTAAATCCCCTCGATAGACGGGATTTGTCAACCAGCGGCGACCCGTGCTGACAGAGATTTTCTTGCCGTACTTCTTGGCTAAATAACGAACAGAACCCCGCAAGGAACCATAGAGCAAAAAGTGTTCAAAAAAGTCTTTAACGGCTGGTGCAGCGCTGCGATCGACAGTATAGCGGTCTTTTCCCCGCCGATATCCATAGGGCGCTTTTCCGGGAGGTGGAAGAGCTTTGATCCGGTTTCTAGCGTGTCCTTTGCGAATGCTGCGGCTGTGTTGACTCTGTTGAATTTCGTTAAGTAATTTGAGTAAATCGGTAATAGTTGAAACTTGACTATTAGCTGTTTTTCCCTCTATAATTAACTCAATACCGAGAGCTTCAATTTGGGAGAGGCGATCGCAGACTTGCTGCACAGTATCGCCCAGTTCTTCCACGCGCTGAATTAATAGATATTCTGGGGGTTCCGATTGGCAGTCTTTTAAGAGTTGTTGCAGTTGTTCGCGTCCCCCTAAATCTTGATAGATGCGATCGACTTCCCTTTCCCAAATTGATGCTGGCGGTGCTATTTCAAGTAGAGGATCGCTATAAGAATAAGCAATTATTTTCATTATTCGCTGAGTTCAATTATGTTACCATCTGGGTCTTGAGTAAACAAAGCATTGCGACCTGATGCACTCATTTGTATGGGGCAATTGTGGGCAATCAATTGTTCTTTAGCTTGGTTTAAATTCGCAACTGAAAATGCTAGATGTCGGTTGCGCCCCCATTTTTCAGAATCTCCGCGATCGTCTATAATTGTTGACGCGGCTAGTAAATGGATTTGGAAGTTACCAATTTGATACCATGCACCTGGAAATTTTAAATCTCTGTCAACTTTGGAGAGGTTTAAGACAGTTCCATAAAAAAATTCTGATTTTTCGAGGTGACTAACAACTATAGCAGCGTGGAGAAATTGAGTGATTTGCATAATCATTAAATTGGTAATTGGTAATTGGTAATTGGTAATTGGTAATTGGTAATTGGTAATTGGTAATTGGTAATACCTAATGGCTAAT from Kamptonema formosum PCC 6407 encodes:
- a CDS encoding Spy/CpxP family protein refolding chaperone, with the translated sequence MKKHLLFLPGVIALIIAAAPVIPAFTNNAVATDAQPGRAGGARAKSNQLNLTDAQKAQMKQIRESSRQQMDAIFTPEQKEQLRTARQQRQKPNLNLSEAQKAQLKAIRENTKSQMDAILTAEQKQKLQEMRSSRQGNKPGQPQ
- the tftA gene encoding hormogonium tapered terminus morphoprotein TftA, translated to MARIFLSAAHGGFENGARDPGTIAGGTTEAKEMILIRDLVVAELRSRAVEIIAAPDELSQEQTIDWINARSRKGDLALEIQASGASNPSVRGATIFYIAANNERKADAEMLIMALLRRVPQLPNRGAKPDSATGLGRLIFCRWILIPSVLLEIGYLTNPDDRALIQTRRRDIALGIADGLSMWITGGSIPTPPPNTYFPIKININGQIYGEQGVLINGNSYIPIDLVDRLKIDLSKLSRVNRVNYKNIVYVKAIELRDFNISVTWDNPNRAVVLRSNFKIDPGNIDKIMTPGSATEVQLMMFLKTNNENVLNNFPDIAKLYREEGTIEGVNYDLAFSQMCLETNFLRFGGEIRPTQNNFAALGSVGGSTETASFPSARIGVRAHIQHLKAYASTEPLVQELVDPRFRFVTRGIAPLVDQLSGRWAADVQYGSKILTLVKRLYEIAGLM
- a CDS encoding DEAD/DEAH box helicase, whose product is MPRTPTLTFDRGTLLLHPPPRGKAWVDFATWDDRVEKFRIPAIHYRPLLEALQAERLNYTDDAKGYQQLELVPSVEMPPYQHQEEALAAWQQAGSKGVVVLPTASGKTYLAQLAMQATGRSSLIVVPTLDLMHQWYANLKAAFPDIEIGLLGGGSRDKTPILVATYDSATIHAETLGNKYGLLVFDECHHLPTDFYRVIAEYAIAPFRLGLTATPDRSDGRHSDLNALIGPTVFSRTPEQLAGGALAEHKIVQIMVKLSKEEGDRYQELIKIRNEFLKQSNIKLSSLEGWKNFVMMSARSPLGRRAMLAHREAKEISLCTDGKIRVLAGLLAQHYPHRTLIFTADNATVYRVSQEFLIPSITHQTPVKERHQILTQFRSGEYNTLIASHVLNEGVDVPDARIAIILSGTGSEREYIQRLGRVLRKGNDENKLAILYEVVTENTSEERTSQRRRGESKPEKPKKSKEKEQEQPEYEQLEFIKPTLIYGVNQPTTRLAAETPAKWGENHDESQD
- a CDS encoding DUF3598 family protein; translated protein: MSNILQLSNFKIFQKNTGVWEGNWTILDGDCKEIQRFIAVVTQRIIDNQWRQTNVQTYSNGKIETQNFIGYVVGEGKVKIESPNPPFSNYNTLATEFGDDLIIFQVWDNANGSLRAIETINLVSAYERIRTTQSLTPEGKLRGVMVITERKIE
- a CDS encoding DUF790 family protein, translated to MLPSDLLSHRQNGESIIPLRLNIDSRNLDTASEMIACFQAAIGTTQGELDRGLQELEGDSPDYRLKRGFAHLLRSGFCTFEVVSPLEPSELRQRIFALASQSIPSSNSTLLTLEKVAIELSQELNREVLPTELSFGLYADLAENKILTQFDAPTPEDLLHRYNVSQVQGIFYRASHVQLNAHRNDPGEYKLLFRYLKLFQLMTYIEGDADRGFTLTIDGPVSLFKPSTRYGLALAKMIPALLHVTKWSLHATLQNRDPYSGVWKTGKFTFNSDCGLVSHYPPGKPYDSMLEASFAGKWDALKTEWRLEREVDLIPIPGSVMIPDFRLVHPDGRSFLLEIVGYWRPEYLQKKFSQVRRSECDNLILAISERLNLEKAGVQVKDVPAKIIWFKDKLLPKAVLEVLD
- a CDS encoding SulP family inorganic anion transporter; protein product: MSIKLVNSIHLRNLRGDVFGGLTAAIVALPLALAFGVSSGAGAIAGLYGAIFVGFFAALFGGTPAQVSGPTGPMTVVITTVIAALVARHPDTGLALAFTVVILGGLFQILFGVLRLGQYITLMPYTVISGFMSGIGVIIISIEIPPLLGYQGTGGVWGTIQQLPTYLSQPNPVATGLGLLTLVLVFAVPPKINRIVPSPLLALVVVTIISVVLFRDADIPRIGAIPTGLPTLRIPAFNLSEMKEIFRYGLMLGILGAIDSLLTSLVADSISHTQHDSDKELIGQGIGNCISGLFGGLPGAGATMRTVVNVQAGGKTPLSGMIHAVVLLLIVLWAGPLTTVIPHAVLAGLLLKVGIDIIDWGFIKRAHHLSFKGTGLMYLVLLLTVFVDLITAVVVGAFIANLLTIKRLTDLQSDRVQAITNPAQSNHNLSLGEQEILIQSGEDILLFQLGGPLSFGAAKIISERMSMVKDYQALVLDLSEVPSIGVTAALAVETMVENAVKRQRHVWIVVTPGQVQRRIEKLQLQRFSTSNKLSQVEDGGVSPQIHLMENRFEALRSALAIVQPKIL